tttaacgaccgTAGTTATTTTTTtcaaccaatttttataccctacaccactactgcggtGTAGGGTAACACCcaaaggatgagagatagacacattgataagtataccgatcgacttagaatcactttctgtttcgatttagctatgaccgtttgtctgtctgtccatgctaatttgtgtacaaagtacaggtcgcagttttcatccgatcgtcttcaaatttggtatgggcatgtttttcggcctagagacgcagcctattgaaattggaaaaaatcggttcagatctggatatagctcccacatatatgttcgttcgattttcagtaataatgaatggtcatttgttaaccgattctctctcgaaatttggcagcaaggatttttttacgactctcgacattactggttaatggaaatcggttcagatttagatataagtcTCATataatatatgttcgtctgattttcagtaataatgcaataaaatggtcaaaatggtaaatcgagagatcggtctgaatggggctatatcaagatatgatccgatatagtctatcttcgaatttaacctatGGGGGaaaaaagtatctgtacaaagtttcagctcaatatctttgttTTTAACGACTgcaacgtgatttcaacattgaCTGTGTTAATTTTCCGTTTAAAAGttctctatccgttcaaaagttctaGAACTATCACGAAGATTTTTTGAATTTGCAACACTATTCAATGGCAGCGGAAAACCCAATCTTAGGACCACTAATGAACACAGATTGAATGAGAATTATCGTCATTATTGGTACAGAATGCAAGgaataaaataaacagcaatGTTGAACTAACTTTCAGTGGTGTGCACATTAATTGATccaccctgcaaacattttcgatcGCCAAAAAATCTTCGGTGAATCTTCTACATGAAGGTTATGATCGCCGACGAACTCGTCTAAGAGTCGTTGATGAATCATTAACCCCGTTGTGAGGATTTGTGTCCTCAAGACGAATCTTCTGGAATAGTGTTTCGTGAATCTTTCATACAAGTTGTTAAAGAATTGAAAATCAGCATTTTCCGccgaattttggaagtgatcacgaattaactttacttttgctctaggacgcttagttttgTATGTAACTGAAAATCGCATTTTCAACAAAtcaaaatgattttgatttcttgaccagGCCTTTTGTTGTAAACTGACGATAAAGGACTTCATTGAAATTCGTCTTTGAgttcgattttgaaaattgcTTTAAAGATcaggatatttattattaaataatgGTCAGCATTGTCTAGAACTACTGGCGTTTGAAAAATCCTTATCTGTTAACTTTAATAAGACTCCATGTGTGTATAAACAAACCTGTAAAATGACATGCTGCAAATTTGTTGATTAGTTGTTATAAGAAATAAAAAGGATTTTGTTCACATAATTCAAAGGTTGACTTTTTTGCTAGGCTCAAAACATGTTTTTCGCTTATTCAATTGTATGACGTAATCTCTATTAATATCCTTTGGTACAGATCTTGACTAAACAAAGCTTTTGGTAGAGATATTGACTAAGCGAAGCTTTTGGTAGAGATCTTGGCTGGATGTTTTCATTGAGAACGAAACACTATAAcatattctataaaaattacatATATATTCGCCCAGCGCATGTGCGGAATAATTTAATCCATAACTATATGTTTTTAAGGGCTCActgatgcaaaattacagtttaaatatccaatttgaaaagaaaaattcaaaaaaagaaTTAATAAGGTGGATTTTGACTAGCGACATCTGTTGGCCACTAGTTGTAACTAAAATATATTGGAAAGATGGAGCAGTTTTTACTTACGACATCTGGTATCCAAAAGGCGCAATGGTAATACTGTCTGGATGAAATCACTACGATTATTAGTTTTGTTTGGTAAAGTGCCAAACTAATCGAAGCTTCATAAGTTTCGGCAATCTTGGACAAACACTTTTATATTGACTATGAGCATATAAGAATGACCGCCTTCTCTTTCACTCTAATTGcagaaaaacacaacaacaacaaggctaATGGATACATACACGGCTAAACACAAACGCGAAAACCGCTGCCCCACATATTAGTGCAATTATTTTACCAATCCTTTTTCTTATGCAATTTTCCAAGAATTTACTAAGAATCTTCAAATAAATCGATTAATATATTACTTGCACTTCACTTTTCTTtcgatttacaaaattttttgtatagtTTTCACtggttttttcactttttaactTGAAATTGTAGGAGGGCTTAATTTTGTGACACCGTTTTAAGAGTTTTGACGAAACTGAAAATAGTAAGCAATGACTGGACACCATAACAACTAAGGTAACAGGTGGTAGAAAGTAAGGGTATGGTAAGTAAGGTAGTGGAGAAAAGTGGTAAAAACCAAACCAATTATGTTGCAATACTGTTATCAGTGGTTTTGAGATCGTTTTGGTCTCTTTTTTAAAATCGTAGcttgattgactgactgatcgCTGCTCAGTAGGATAGGATTATTTTTTGTTGGCAAAGGggttttcaacaaaatcgaaactTACGACGAATTCTAAGGATATTTGCACTGAAAAGAGTGGGTCCAAATTTGTAATGGAGCTTTAGGTAAAAATTGGACATATTATAGTTAGTGAATTTTCTTATGGGGGCATTACACGGCACATCAAACgctttttaaggtcttgggcccttaaaaaccgtttttattgtccgatttcgccgaaatttgggacagtgagttgtcttaggcctttaaacatccttcttcaatttggctcagatcggttaagaactggatatagctgccatatagacctatctctagatttaaggttttgggcccataaaaggctcaattattgtctgattttgccaaaatttaggactttgaattgtcttaggcccttcgacatccttctttaatatggcacagatcggtccagatatgccATAcctaccgatctctcgatttaagtgtttgggcccatacaaggcgcatttattttccgatctagccaaaatttgggacagtgagttgtcttaagccctttgacatccttcttcaatgtggcacagatcggtccagatttggatatagctgccatatagaccggtctaccgatttaaagttttttgcccacaaaaggcgcatttattttccgatttagccaaaatttgggacagtgagttgtcttaagccctttgacatccttcttcaatgtggcacagatcggtccagatttggatatagctgccatatagaccggtctaccgatttaaagttttttgcccacaaaaggcgcatttattttccgatttagacagaatttgggacagtgagttgtcttaggcccttcgacatccttctttgatatggcacagatcggtccagatttggatatagctgccatatagaccgatccctcgatttaaggctttgggcccatgaaatgcgcatttattatccgattgagcccaaatttgggacagtgagttgtcttaggcccttcgacatccttcctcaatatgacacagatcggttcagatttggatatagctgtcatatagaccgatccctcgattaaaggtcttgggcccacaaaaggcacatttattgtccgatttagccaaaatttggaacaatgagttgtcttaggcccttcaacatgctTCTTCAATATGGGGGATTTAGGCCAGGGAAGAACTGCTTTACCGCGGCGCGTCGACCGTTTCTCAACTATGGGTGTTGGGTCTGACATCACGCTTTGGGCAGCTCAAGAAAGTGCGGAGTAATGCAAACAGCGCAAGTATCGCAACCATGAAAGAGCATCCTCTAGGAGGTGCTTAATTCCCTACTCGATCGAATCTTTTTAATCGGCTGGGTGGGCTACAAGGAAAATGAGAGGTTCGAAGGAAATTGGAACCTCTCATTCCTTGAACTTTTGGTGGCGTtctcagtttttgttttttgggagcTGGTGATTTCTTTTGAGTAACATACATGGTGGCGCTAGAGAAATGCTTTCAGATAAATCtcaagtcacaacaaaatattcCATACCCACTAAGTGGATATTTATAAACATTTCTATACTCGTGGGCTTGACAAAGATGCTTATTAATAAAATGTGGTTTTTTGAGCAAAGCTGTGATATTGTTGATGTCATTCAATGTGCTTTGCATCAGCGGTATAGACGTGTGAAAATACAAAacggctcccatatacattctagaaatattgagttgaaatagATTCGACTACTAAAATGGGTAAATAGCGGAAACATCAGTGAAAGCTTAAAGCCATCTAATAGTTAGAACGATTATTTGCAGAAATTCTAGATGTTTGGGCTCCCCTAACCGCCCCCAGGCCTATGTCAAGGTTTGCTGTAAAACTCGATAGCAGTGAGGCTACTGAGACAAGCTATGTGGGTCGGTGTTCACACGACGGAAATAAGCTGCCAGCCACCATTATACCCAGCAGAGGCTGTGCTATTGTCTATTGGAACAATTTGGCACATGTGAAATTCGATTATGAATTTCTTGTAGGTCCAGGATACTGTTGGACGCCTGTCAGTAATGGAACGCTGCCGACAAATGCTGTGTCTGCAGGCCAAACCAAGGAGGATGGAGAATTGCTATACATAGCCAAGGCCAAACATAAAGACAAGACTTTATTGGGAGCTGTTAGAGCAAACCAGCAGCGCTTTAGCCTTTGGCATGAGGACAATCAAATCGAATGGGACAATTATGAGATATTGACAAGAGCATGCAGCGACTTGTGGCTGCCTACTGATGTGGAAAACCTACCCACCGGTGCTGTGCTGGCAGGTCACGACAATGATGGCTTTGCCACTTATGTGGCTCGAGCCATGCATAAGGGCATTATGTCGCCCGCCAAATTTCTTCCCCAAAAGCGAGCAGCCTTCATTGCCAGTGATGGCCAGGAAGTTCTAAAGACAGAAATAGAAGTTTTAGTGGGATCCAACTACATGTggcaaaaaccccaaaaaaaagaTGAAGTTCCATCGAATGCGGTGTTCGCGGGACGAGCACGTGATGGCCAACCTTTGTGTGTGGGTCGTACATATCTGCGTGGCAATGACATACCGGGTCTCATTTCATTCGAAAGGCAATGCATTATTGTGCCGTATCAAGGTAGAGGCTTGAGTATTATCTCCTATGAGTTGTTGGTGAAACAGGGTGCCGATGGCCTATAAGTCAAAGAAGATTGTCTTGGTCTTGGTCtcaatatatataaacaaaattgatatgaataaaatgagatattgaaatatttttaattgctttAGGCGAATCCAGCAAGAATTTTACATACCTTCAAGCCTGGAAGGTAAACggctagtttttatacccaccaccatagaatgggagtatactaatctagtcattgcgtttgtaacaccttgaaatattcgtgtaaAACCCCATAAaccacattctaagtcgatctagccatatcctttcgtctgtccgtccgtctgtcaaaatcacgatagcggccgaaggcgttaagctagccgcttgaaattttagacagataCTTGCCATTAATGCaggtcgttggtgattgcaagtgggccatatcggctcagatttagacatagctgccaaataaaccggttTTCCGATATGATATTTTGGGCCTCtgaaagccgaaatttttgtctgaattggctgaaattttgaattggctgaaatcagtctataacctgatatagctcccatataaaccgatctcccggtttgatttcttgagttcctggaagccgcaattttagtcccatttggctgaaatattgcattaagtgctcttttatgacttccaacaactgtgccaagtacggttcaaatcggtctgaaacccgatatagctgccatataaaccgatctcccgatatgacattttgagcctctgaaagccgcaatttttgactgaattggctgaaactttgactgTCTTAAGTACagaccaaatcagtctataacctgatatagctcccatataaaccgatctcccgatttgatttcttgaatccctggaagccgaaatttttgtacgatttggcttaaattttgcatgaagtgttctgttatgacttccaacaactgtgccaagtacgattcaaatcggtctaaaacccgatatagctcccatataaaccgatctcccgatttgacttcttaagtccttaggctaggttaggtttaagtggcagtctgccatcagactcactcacacgttttcgtccattgtgataccacaggatgagaagaagga
The genomic region above belongs to Stomoxys calcitrans chromosome 5, idStoCalc2.1, whole genome shotgun sequence and contains:
- the LOC106081507 gene encoding uncharacterized protein LOC106081507, whose product is MEILDVWAPLTAPRPMSRFAVKLDSSEATETSYVGRCSHDGNKLPATIIPSRGCAIVYWNNLAHVKFDYEFLVGPGYCWTPVSNGTLPTNAVSAGQTKEDGELLYIAKAKHKDKTLLGAVRANQQRFSLWHEDNQIEWDNYEILTRACSDLWLPTDVENLPTGAVLAGHDNDGFATYVARAMHKGIMSPAKFLPQKRAAFIASDGQEVLKTEIEVLVGSNYMWQKPQKKDEVPSNAVFAGRARDGQPLCVGRTYLRGNDIPGLISFERQCIIVPYQGRGLSIISYELLVKQGADGL